From one Pseudoalteromonas ulvae UL12 genomic stretch:
- a CDS encoding response regulator — translation MHSALKLNVLLFESQLNVRTHLVTLLKKLGCTKVKTAKTVKEVISQLKTGSVDLLLMDFDTDHYSNGNDFIRYLITLKGIPDHCRVLFLSDQPERALSDLAFRYTCTDVLEKPVSQPKLKALLTQYNESSQRLKIMFTQLRHASPDQQLAILSHATFIGLSSAQNNELQLIKAAYFLKLNHVSDALDCVKSITQASQQASAQLAIYSLIGDEKKLKLTLLKMQSLNLLTKKQTLFSVKHFLHYNEFYQSLVTLNQLPEFSLSAHEAELKAVCIYETQGIENALEYLEKKLKTTLVNQHYLGLILMSMIRLIMLEQCLFTKQSRLKTDKTAYQIKVLIKNLFTLNNNEINQSCLPFLRLYLQILENDPSQSTDLSEKHALQLKALCKRISHASEQLICLACAVELKRTDIAVELVRDKIQLHGMMDSSAQSLAFDYFILKLFDSACIDENHKASYFNTWAIERQDKSQRYLALAFFAKAHFLAPSNPVYLLNLLNTMQSLKLSKYWRYQQSQLLLDAKSLTMTQAQQQRLAQLAS, via the coding sequence ATGCACTCGGCATTAAAACTCAACGTATTGTTGTTTGAATCACAGTTAAACGTCCGCACTCATTTAGTCACACTCCTAAAAAAACTCGGCTGTACCAAAGTGAAAACAGCAAAAACGGTCAAAGAAGTCATCAGCCAATTGAAAACAGGATCGGTTGACCTGTTATTGATGGATTTTGATACTGACCACTACAGTAATGGTAATGACTTTATTCGTTATTTGATCACACTCAAAGGGATCCCAGATCATTGCAGAGTGCTGTTTTTATCTGATCAACCTGAGCGAGCGTTATCGGATCTCGCTTTTCGATATACCTGCACTGACGTACTTGAAAAACCAGTTAGCCAACCAAAATTAAAGGCGTTATTAACCCAATACAACGAGTCTTCTCAGCGGCTCAAAATCATGTTTACTCAGCTGCGACATGCCTCGCCTGATCAACAACTTGCGATTTTATCTCATGCGACATTTATCGGATTAAGCTCAGCTCAAAACAACGAGTTACAATTAATAAAAGCGGCTTACTTCCTTAAACTCAACCATGTTAGTGATGCCTTAGATTGTGTAAAATCAATCACGCAAGCCAGCCAACAAGCCAGCGCGCAACTAGCGATTTACAGCCTGATCGGCGATGAAAAAAAGCTGAAGTTGACATTACTTAAAATGCAATCGTTGAATCTGCTGACCAAAAAACAGACCTTATTTTCTGTGAAGCATTTTTTACACTATAACGAGTTTTATCAAAGCTTAGTGACGCTCAATCAATTGCCTGAATTTAGTTTAAGTGCCCATGAAGCAGAGCTTAAAGCAGTCTGTATTTATGAAACACAGGGGATTGAAAATGCCCTTGAATATTTAGAAAAAAAGCTAAAAACAACACTAGTAAATCAGCATTATCTAGGGCTTATCTTAATGAGTATGATCCGACTGATCATGCTCGAACAATGCCTGTTCACCAAACAATCTCGCCTCAAGACAGACAAAACAGCTTATCAAATTAAAGTACTAATTAAGAATCTTTTTACTTTAAATAACAATGAAATAAACCAAAGTTGCCTGCCCTTTTTACGGTTGTATTTGCAAATACTCGAAAATGATCCAAGTCAATCAACTGATCTGTCAGAAAAACATGCTTTACAGCTTAAAGCGCTGTGTAAACGGATCAGTCATGCTTCTGAACAGCTGATATGTTTAGCATGTGCGGTTGAGTTAAAGCGAACCGATATAGCCGTTGAATTAGTGAGAGATAAAATACAGTTACATGGCATGATGGATAGCAGTGCACAAAGTTTAGCGTTTGATTATTTTATTCTAAAGCTGTTTGACAGCGCCTGCATCGATGAAAACCACAAAGCGAGTTATTTCAATACTTGGGCCATTGAGCGACAAGACAAATCACAGCGTTATCTAGCATTGGCGTTTTTCGCCAAAGCTCACTTTTTAGCGCCCTCGAATCCAGTTTATTTACTGAACTTACTAAACACCATGCAAAGTTTGAAATTAAGTAAATACTGGCGCTATCAACAGTCGCAACTTTTACTTGATGCAAAATCACTGACGATGACTCAAGCGCAGCAACAACGTCTCGCACAGCTAGCATCATGA
- a CDS encoding choice-of-anchor I family protein, translating to MYKKSVIALGLVVALSGCSLDGEDGKAGPAGAVGETGQAGANGQNGQNTSGLFDIQLIGRAVLNTESPEGAAEVVAYQASKQWIYAINSSGDKPSVEIIPATSFDTAALVKNNEGVVTDTNLLPAISIDLTAHTPGDANSIAISNDDKWLAVAMARETGEKGSIAFYDISGEAPVFVQNVVVGYLPDMVTFTPDGSKVVVANEGEPAGDYSVDPEGSVSIITMTTTGPEQIATDIGLTQFNTQQAALEQQGVMFANPTGRTIKGQLINTTVAMDLEPEYITISSDSKTAYVTVQENNALLIIDLQDNSVKLQGLGFKDWSNLSFDASDKDGGVNFKQYPGLFGMYQPDTITNFTWQGAEFLVTANEGDGREYFFDAADEVSCLAAGGLDFDSDDGCLSYVDESRVKDLNLADNFSYLNNDNDDIGRLKVTTVKGDADQDGRYEALYTYGARSFTIWDSNGLVVFDSGDQVDRITASIHGAAFNNDEDTNEGDTRSDAKGAEPEALAVGKVGERTLAFIGLERMGGVLVYDVTNPYNTQFVDYFINRGLVEGADISGDLAPEGMKFIRAEHSATGEALLVIGNELSGSVAVWQIAQK from the coding sequence ATGTATAAAAAATCGGTTATTGCACTGGGGTTAGTCGTTGCTTTAAGTGGGTGTTCGCTCGATGGCGAAGATGGCAAAGCAGGTCCAGCAGGCGCAGTCGGTGAAACTGGGCAAGCTGGAGCTAATGGCCAAAATGGTCAGAATACTTCAGGTTTATTTGACATCCAGTTAATTGGCCGAGCGGTTTTAAACACTGAGTCTCCTGAAGGGGCTGCTGAAGTTGTGGCGTATCAAGCATCTAAGCAGTGGATTTATGCCATTAATAGCTCGGGTGATAAACCAAGTGTTGAAATAATTCCTGCTACGTCGTTTGATACTGCTGCCTTAGTCAAAAATAATGAAGGAGTGGTGACGGATACGAATTTATTGCCCGCAATCAGTATTGATTTAACTGCTCACACACCGGGTGATGCCAATAGTATTGCTATTTCAAATGATGACAAATGGCTTGCGGTCGCCATGGCCCGTGAAACAGGTGAAAAAGGCAGCATTGCTTTTTATGATATAAGTGGTGAGGCACCTGTGTTTGTTCAAAATGTTGTGGTTGGTTATTTACCAGACATGGTGACGTTTACACCAGATGGCAGTAAAGTCGTTGTTGCAAATGAAGGTGAACCTGCTGGTGATTATTCAGTGGATCCTGAAGGATCAGTATCCATTATTACGATGACAACAACGGGACCAGAGCAAATAGCCACAGATATTGGCTTAACGCAATTTAATACACAACAAGCGGCCTTAGAGCAACAAGGCGTCATGTTTGCAAATCCGACTGGTCGGACTATAAAAGGCCAATTGATTAATACGACAGTGGCGATGGATCTTGAGCCTGAGTACATCACGATCAGTTCTGATAGCAAGACTGCTTATGTCACAGTACAAGAAAATAACGCATTGCTCATTATTGATTTGCAAGATAACAGCGTTAAATTACAAGGATTAGGTTTTAAAGACTGGTCTAATTTAAGTTTTGATGCCTCCGATAAAGATGGTGGCGTGAATTTCAAGCAATATCCAGGTTTATTTGGCATGTATCAGCCCGATACGATTACTAATTTTACTTGGCAAGGTGCTGAGTTTTTGGTGACCGCCAATGAGGGGGACGGGCGAGAATACTTTTTTGATGCGGCAGATGAAGTAAGTTGTTTGGCCGCAGGTGGGCTAGATTTTGATTCGGATGATGGTTGTTTATCGTATGTTGATGAATCTCGTGTCAAAGATTTGAACCTAGCTGATAACTTTTCTTATCTAAATAATGATAATGACGATATTGGTCGCTTGAAAGTCACCACAGTAAAAGGTGATGCGGATCAAGATGGTCGCTACGAAGCACTTTATACCTATGGGGCGCGATCATTTACTATTTGGGATAGCAACGGTTTGGTCGTATTTGACTCGGGGGATCAAGTTGATCGGATTACCGCATCAATACATGGTGCGGCATTTAATAATGATGAAGATACCAATGAAGGTGATACCCGCTCAGATGCAAAAGGGGCGGAGCCTGAAGCATTGGCTGTGGGTAAAGTAGGCGAGCGGACGCTTGCATTTATTGGCCTTGAACGAATGGGTGGCGTGCTCGTTTACGATGTGACTAATCCATATAACACGCAGTTTGTTGATTATTTTATTAATCGAGGTTTAGTTGAAGGTGCTGATATTTCTGGAGATTTGGCGCCTGAAGGCATGAAGTTTATTCGTGCTGAGCACAGTGCTACAGGTGAGGCTTTATTGGTTATCGGTAACGAATTATCGGGTTCAGTGGCTGTTTGGCAAATAGCGCAAAAGTAA
- the tkt gene encoding transketolase, whose translation MPSRKELANAIRVLSMDAVQKANSGHPGAPMGMADIAEVLWRDYLNHNPTNPEWADRDRFILSNGHGSMLIYSLLHLSGYDLSIDDLKNFRQMHSKTPGHPEYGYAPGIETTTGPLGQGITNAVGMAIAEKALAAQFNRDGHDIVDHFTYAFLGDGCLMEGISHEACSLAGTLGLGKLVAFWDDNGISIDGEVEGWFTDDTPARFEAYGWHVVRNVDGHDSEAVRAAIDEARAQSDKPTLICCKTIIGFGSPNKSGSHDCHGAPLGDAEITAAREFLGWEHGAFDIPADVYEAWDNKAKGSDLEASWNTKFAAYKAAYPELAAEFVRRNNNELPAEWAEKSQAYIEQLQATPADIASRKASQNALEAFGPLLPEFMGGSADLAGSNLTLWSGSKSLTAQDASGNYVFYGVREFGMSAIMNGIALHKGFVPYGATFLMFMEYARNAVRMAALMKQPSIFVYTHDSIGLGEDGPTHQPVEQIASMRLTPNLDNWRPCDQVESAVAWKAAIERKDGPTSLIFSRQNLAQQTRSAEQLANVAKGGYVLSCDGNPEIILIATGSEVQLAQDSAAELRAQGKQVRVVSMPSTDVFEAQDAAYKESVLPAAISRRVAIEAGIADYWYKYVGLNGAVIGMTTFGESAPAGELFKHFGFTVDNIVAKSLELF comes from the coding sequence ATGCCGTCTCGCAAAGAACTTGCTAATGCAATTCGTGTCTTATCAATGGACGCAGTACAAAAGGCCAATTCTGGTCACCCTGGAGCCCCGATGGGCATGGCAGATATCGCCGAAGTTTTATGGCGTGATTATTTAAATCACAACCCAACAAATCCAGAGTGGGCAGACCGAGATCGATTTATACTCTCAAATGGTCACGGTTCAATGCTAATTTATTCTCTTTTACATTTAAGTGGTTATGACCTTTCTATTGATGACTTGAAAAATTTCCGTCAAATGCATTCAAAAACACCAGGTCATCCAGAGTATGGATATGCACCGGGTATTGAGACCACTACGGGACCACTTGGCCAAGGGATCACCAATGCAGTGGGTATGGCGATTGCCGAAAAAGCGTTAGCAGCTCAGTTTAATCGCGACGGTCATGACATTGTCGACCATTTCACCTACGCCTTTTTGGGCGATGGTTGTTTAATGGAAGGTATTTCTCATGAAGCATGTTCACTTGCCGGTACGTTAGGGCTTGGCAAATTGGTTGCTTTTTGGGATGACAATGGCATTTCAATTGATGGTGAAGTCGAAGGTTGGTTTACCGATGATACCCCAGCGCGTTTCGAAGCCTATGGTTGGCACGTGGTACGTAATGTCGATGGTCACGATAGTGAAGCGGTACGTGCAGCAATAGATGAAGCACGTGCACAATCAGACAAGCCAACACTTATTTGTTGTAAAACCATTATCGGTTTTGGTTCACCAAACAAATCAGGCAGCCATGATTGCCATGGTGCACCGTTAGGTGATGCAGAAATTACTGCAGCTCGTGAATTTTTAGGGTGGGAGCATGGGGCATTTGATATTCCAGCTGATGTTTATGAAGCATGGGATAACAAAGCAAAAGGTTCTGATTTAGAAGCGAGCTGGAATACTAAATTTGCAGCGTATAAAGCAGCATACCCAGAGCTGGCAGCTGAATTTGTTCGTCGTAATAATAACGAACTTCCAGCTGAATGGGCTGAGAAATCACAAGCTTATATTGAACAATTACAAGCAACACCAGCCGATATCGCCTCTCGTAAAGCATCACAAAATGCACTAGAAGCATTTGGCCCACTACTTCCTGAGTTTATGGGCGGTTCAGCGGATTTAGCTGGTTCTAACTTAACACTTTGGTCTGGCTCTAAGAGCTTAACAGCGCAAGATGCATCTGGAAATTATGTGTTTTATGGTGTGCGTGAGTTTGGTATGTCAGCGATTATGAATGGTATTGCGCTGCACAAAGGCTTTGTACCTTACGGTGCGACTTTCCTCATGTTTATGGAATATGCTCGTAATGCAGTGCGCATGGCGGCATTAATGAAGCAACCTTCTATTTTTGTTTACACCCATGATTCAATCGGCTTAGGTGAAGATGGTCCAACCCATCAGCCAGTGGAACAAATTGCGAGTATGCGCTTAACACCTAACTTAGATAACTGGCGCCCATGTGATCAGGTTGAATCTGCAGTGGCGTGGAAAGCTGCCATTGAGCGTAAAGATGGTCCTACGTCGTTGATTTTCTCTCGTCAGAACTTAGCACAACAAACACGTTCGGCAGAGCAGTTAGCTAATGTCGCAAAAGGTGGTTATGTTTTATCGTGTGATGGCAATCCTGAGATTATTTTGATTGCAACGGGTTCTGAAGTGCAGTTAGCACAAGATTCTGCTGCAGAGCTGCGCGCACAAGGTAAACAAGTTCGCGTTGTTTCAATGCCTTCAACGGATGTTTTTGAAGCGCAAGATGCAGCATACAAAGAGTCGGTTTTACCTGCAGCGATTAGCCGCCGTGTTGCGATTGAAGCTGGTATTGCTGATTATTGGTATAAATATGTTGGTTTAAACGGTGCTGTCATTGGTATGACGACGTTTGGTGAATCAGCACCTGCTGGTGAGTTATTTAAGCACTTTGGTTTTACCGTTGACAATATTGTCGCCAAATCGCTTGAGCTGTTCTAA
- the metK gene encoding methionine adenosyltransferase: MARHLFTSESVSEGHPDKIADQISDAVLDAILEQDPKARVACETYVKTGMVMVGGEVTTSAWVDIEELTRKTVREIGYTHSDMGFDADSCAILNTIGKQSPDINQGVDRSRPEEQGAGDQGLMFGYACNETDVLMPAPITYSHRLVQRQAEVRKSGELNWLRPDAKSQVTFAYENGIAVGIDAVVLSTQHCDSIAQNDLVEAVMETIIKPVLPAELITSATKFFINPTGRFVIGGPMGDCGLTGRKIIVDTYGGMARHGGGAFSGKDPSKVDRSAAYAARYVAKNIVAAGLADKCELQVSYAIGVAEPTSISVETFGTGKLDEARLIEIIREHFDLRPYGILTMLDLERPIYQPTAAYGHFGREEFPWEKTDKADALRAAAGL, translated from the coding sequence ATGGCAAGACATTTATTTACTTCTGAATCTGTATCTGAAGGTCATCCGGATAAAATTGCCGATCAGATTTCTGATGCGGTTCTAGATGCAATTTTAGAGCAAGACCCTAAAGCACGCGTAGCCTGCGAAACATATGTTAAAACTGGTATGGTCATGGTAGGTGGTGAAGTCACTACAAGCGCATGGGTAGATATCGAAGAATTAACTCGTAAAACTGTACGCGAAATCGGTTACACCCACTCAGATATGGGTTTTGACGCTGACTCATGTGCAATTTTAAATACCATTGGTAAGCAATCACCAGACATCAATCAAGGTGTTGATCGCTCTCGTCCAGAAGAGCAAGGTGCAGGTGACCAAGGTTTAATGTTTGGTTATGCATGTAACGAAACTGATGTACTTATGCCAGCACCAATTACTTACTCACATCGTTTAGTTCAGCGCCAAGCTGAAGTAAGAAAAAGCGGTGAGTTGAACTGGTTACGCCCAGATGCAAAATCACAAGTAACGTTTGCTTACGAAAACGGCATTGCTGTTGGCATCGATGCAGTTGTATTATCAACTCAGCACTGTGATTCAATTGCACAAAATGACTTAGTTGAAGCGGTCATGGAAACGATCATCAAGCCAGTTCTTCCTGCTGAACTAATTACTAGTGCGACGAAGTTTTTCATCAACCCTACAGGTCGTTTCGTAATCGGTGGCCCAATGGGTGACTGTGGTCTTACAGGTCGTAAAATCATCGTTGATACATACGGTGGTATGGCACGTCACGGTGGCGGTGCTTTCTCTGGTAAAGATCCTTCAAAAGTTGACCGTTCAGCAGCGTATGCAGCACGTTATGTTGCTAAAAACATTGTCGCTGCTGGTCTTGCTGACAAATGTGAACTACAAGTTTCTTACGCAATTGGTGTAGCTGAGCCTACTTCAATCAGTGTTGAAACTTTTGGCACAGGTAAATTAGATGAAGCACGCTTAATCGAAATTATCCGTGAGCACTTCGACTTACGCCCATACGGTATTTTAACGATGCTTGATCTTGAGCGTCCAATTTACCAACCAACTGCGGCATACGGCCACTTTGGTCGTGAAGAATTCCCATGGGAAAAAACAGACAAAGCGGACGCACTACGCGCAGCTGCAGGTCTGTAA
- the epd gene encoding erythrose-4-phosphate dehydrogenase codes for MTIRLAINGFGRIGRNIVRALYESNQHDRFKVVAINELAEPEGIAHLLKYDTSHGRFKFPVNLDGSTLRVANDEIQLFAETSPEKLPWQSLDVDVVLECTGVFHSREHAQVHLNAGAKKVLFSQPADADMDATIVYGINDDELTSSHSIVSNGSCTTNCIVPVIKVIDDAFGIESGAITTIHASMHDQQVIDAYHPDLRRTRAASQSIIPVDTKLARGIERILPKFHGRFEAIAVRVPTINVTAMDLSVTLNSDVSLADINRVIKAAASGRLTGILDYTEEPLVSVDFNHDPHSCIIDGTQTRVSHKRLVKLLVWCDNEWGFAHRMLDTSYAMMQAK; via the coding sequence ATGACAATTAGATTGGCAATAAATGGTTTTGGTCGTATTGGTCGTAATATCGTACGTGCGCTTTATGAGTCAAACCAACATGATCGCTTCAAAGTGGTAGCGATTAATGAACTCGCCGAGCCTGAAGGCATCGCTCATCTGCTAAAATACGACACTTCCCACGGTCGATTTAAATTTCCTGTTAATTTGGATGGTTCGACGTTGCGAGTGGCAAACGATGAAATTCAACTTTTTGCCGAAACATCTCCAGAAAAACTCCCTTGGCAATCGCTTGATGTCGATGTCGTCTTAGAGTGTACCGGTGTATTTCATTCGCGCGAGCATGCGCAAGTTCATTTAAATGCAGGTGCAAAGAAAGTGTTGTTTTCACAACCTGCCGATGCGGATATGGATGCTACGATTGTTTATGGTATTAACGATGATGAGCTGACTTCGTCACATTCAATCGTCTCTAATGGCTCGTGCACAACCAACTGTATTGTTCCGGTTATTAAAGTGATTGATGATGCCTTTGGGATAGAATCTGGTGCGATTACCACTATTCATGCGTCAATGCATGATCAGCAAGTGATAGATGCTTATCATCCTGATTTACGTCGTACCCGTGCGGCGAGTCAATCGATTATTCCTGTTGATACCAAATTAGCACGCGGTATCGAGCGTATTTTGCCTAAATTTCATGGCCGCTTTGAAGCGATAGCAGTGCGTGTGCCAACTATTAATGTTACAGCGATGGATTTGAGCGTCACGTTAAACAGCGATGTGTCGTTGGCAGATATCAATCGTGTGATTAAAGCCGCAGCAAGCGGGCGGTTAACCGGTATTTTAGATTATACCGAGGAGCCTTTGGTCTCAGTGGATTTCAATCATGACCCGCATTCTTGTATCATTGACGGAACACAGACACGTGTTAGTCATAAACGTTTAGTAAAATTATTAGTCTGGTGTGATAACGAGTGGGGCTTTGCCCACCGAATGCTCGATACCTCTTACGCCATGATGCAGGCTAAGTAG
- the fba gene encoding class II fructose-bisphosphate aldolase (catalyzes the reversible aldol condensation of dihydroxyacetonephosphate and glyceraldehyde 3-phosphate in the Calvin cycle, glycolysis, and/or gluconeogenesis), protein MALISMRQLLDHAAENGYGVPAFNVNNQEQMRAIMEAADRTNSPVIVQGSAGARAYAGAPFIRHMILAAVEEWPHIPVVMHQDHGTSPDVCQRSIQLGFSSVMMDGSLMSDGKTPSTYEYNVDVTRRTVELAHACGVSVEGELGVLGSLETGEAGEEDGIGAVGKLDLEQLLTDPEEAADFVKKTGVDALAIACGTSHGAYKFTRPPTDDILAIDRIKEIHARIPNTHLVMHGSSSVPQEWLAVINEYGGEIPETYGVPVEQIVEGIKHGVRKVNIDTDLRLASTGAIRRHLALNPSNFDPRKFLAEATKAMTEICIARYESFGTAGQAGKIKPISLDEMHLKYLSGELAAKIK, encoded by the coding sequence ATGGCTTTAATCAGTATGCGTCAACTTTTAGATCACGCAGCAGAAAATGGTTACGGCGTTCCTGCCTTTAACGTCAATAACCAAGAGCAAATGCGCGCGATTATGGAAGCGGCTGACAGAACCAATAGCCCTGTAATTGTACAAGGTTCTGCTGGAGCCCGTGCTTATGCCGGTGCCCCATTCATTCGTCATATGATTTTAGCTGCAGTAGAAGAATGGCCACATATTCCGGTTGTGATGCATCAAGATCACGGAACTTCACCTGACGTGTGCCAGCGTTCAATTCAATTAGGCTTTTCATCAGTGATGATGGATGGTTCTTTAATGTCTGATGGTAAAACGCCTTCAACTTATGAATACAACGTTGATGTAACACGCCGTACTGTTGAACTTGCACATGCATGTGGTGTGTCAGTTGAGGGTGAGTTAGGGGTACTTGGCTCATTAGAAACCGGTGAAGCAGGCGAAGAAGATGGTATTGGAGCTGTGGGCAAGTTAGATTTGGAACAACTTCTTACTGACCCAGAAGAGGCCGCTGATTTTGTTAAGAAAACGGGTGTTGATGCTTTAGCAATTGCCTGTGGTACATCACATGGCGCATATAAGTTTACTCGTCCACCAACAGATGACATCTTAGCAATCGACCGTATCAAAGAAATTCATGCACGTATTCCAAATACACACTTAGTCATGCACGGTTCGTCTTCAGTGCCGCAAGAGTGGTTAGCAGTGATTAATGAATACGGTGGAGAGATCCCAGAAACTTACGGTGTACCAGTTGAACAAATCGTCGAAGGGATCAAGCACGGTGTGCGTAAAGTCAATATTGATACCGATTTACGTTTAGCATCAACAGGAGCGATTCGTCGTCATTTAGCGCTTAATCCATCTAATTTTGATCCTCGTAAGTTTTTAGCTGAAGCGACCAAAGCGATGACTGAAATTTGTATTGCTCGTTATGAATCGTTTGGTACCGCGGGTCAAGCTGGTAAGATCAAACCAATTTCTCTTGATGAAATGCATTTAAAATACCTGTCAGGTGAACTGGCTGCGAAAATTAAATAA
- a CDS encoding START domain-containing protein, translating to MPRYFALLILLVWSNVYAEPLAWRPVTVKNGIALYQQAMPSGQVRIKAEFEATASVSNFMKVMQDTTQAPNWLDRAKIVTVLSHPSELEYIVYTEFFAPWPFKNRYMVTYSRYQFTANGRLDLQITDRHPSLAEFEQLNDVEHLVRLKDMAASWLVTPLDGEKVNIEYQASADPNGLLPDWLTNKLVLKSALTTLSQLKKTLENSKQ from the coding sequence TTAGCGTGGCGGCCAGTGACTGTCAAAAATGGCATTGCTTTGTATCAGCAAGCAATGCCCTCAGGGCAGGTGCGGATCAAAGCTGAATTTGAAGCCACAGCCAGCGTTTCGAACTTTATGAAGGTGATGCAAGATACGACGCAGGCACCTAATTGGCTCGATAGAGCAAAAATAGTGACAGTGTTATCGCATCCTTCTGAGCTGGAATATATTGTATATACTGAATTTTTTGCGCCATGGCCGTTCAAAAACCGATATATGGTCACTTATTCGCGTTATCAATTTACTGCAAACGGGCGGCTAGATTTACAGATTACCGATCGTCATCCATCATTGGCTGAGTTTGAGCAATTAAATGATGTAGAGCATTTAGTTCGCTTAAAAGATATGGCAGCATCTTGGCTTGTGACGCCGCTAGATGGTGAAAAGGTTAATATCGAATATCAAGCGTCAGCGGATCCCAATGGTTTATTACCTGATTGGCTCACAAATAAATTAGTATTAAAGAGTGCCTTGACTACATTAAGTCAATTGAAAAAGACATTGGAAAACTCAAAGCAATAA
- a CDS encoding phosphoglycerate kinase, whose translation MSVIKMADLDLAGKRVLIREDLNVPVKDGKVTSDARIRASLPTIKLALEKGAKVMVMSHLGRPVEGEYDEEFSLAPVVNYLNDVLDCPVRLEKDYLDGVAVETNEVVVFENVRFNIGEKKDDEVLAKQLAALCDVYVMDAFGTAHRAQASTHGVGLYAPIACAGPLLAAELEALGKALDNPARPLVAIVGGSKVSTKLTVLDSLSKIVDQLVTGGGIANTFIAAAGHPVGKSLYEADLIDEANKLTADAKANNGDIPVPTDVVVGSEFSESAVATLKDVSEVTADDMIFDIGPDSAKQLATIIKNAGTVVWNGPVGVFEFDQFGNGTQAIANAIAESNAFSIAGGGDTLAAIDKYGVADKISYISTGGGAFLEFLEGKQLPAVAMLESRAK comes from the coding sequence ATGTCAGTCATTAAAATGGCCGATTTAGATTTAGCAGGCAAACGCGTTCTGATCCGTGAAGATTTAAACGTACCCGTTAAAGATGGCAAAGTAACGTCAGATGCGCGTATCCGTGCCTCGTTACCCACGATTAAATTAGCGTTAGAAAAGGGCGCGAAAGTAATGGTGATGTCACATTTAGGTCGCCCTGTTGAAGGTGAATATGACGAAGAATTCTCGCTTGCTCCAGTTGTTAACTATTTAAATGACGTACTTGATTGCCCAGTACGTTTAGAAAAAGATTATTTAGACGGCGTCGCAGTTGAAACAAATGAAGTCGTGGTATTTGAAAATGTGCGTTTTAATATTGGCGAGAAAAAAGACGATGAAGTCTTAGCTAAACAATTAGCCGCATTATGTGATGTCTATGTGATGGATGCGTTTGGTACAGCGCACCGCGCACAAGCGTCAACTCATGGTGTCGGACTTTATGCGCCTATCGCATGTGCAGGTCCATTACTCGCAGCTGAACTAGAAGCACTTGGCAAAGCCCTTGATAACCCCGCTCGTCCACTTGTGGCGATTGTTGGTGGCTCAAAAGTGTCGACTAAATTAACGGTACTTGATTCACTTTCTAAAATTGTCGATCAATTAGTGACAGGTGGCGGTATTGCCAATACTTTTATCGCAGCTGCGGGTCACCCAGTTGGAAAGTCTTTATATGAGGCTGATTTAATTGATGAAGCCAATAAACTGACCGCTGATGCAAAAGCTAATAATGGCGATATTCCAGTGCCTACGGATGTCGTCGTCGGATCAGAGTTTTCTGAGTCTGCCGTGGCTACACTCAAAGATGTGAGCGAAGTCACAGCAGATGACATGATTTTTGACATCGGCCCAGACTCGGCAAAACAATTAGCGACCATTATTAAAAATGCGGGCACTGTTGTCTGGAATGGCCCTGTGGGTGTATTTGAATTCGATCAGTTTGGTAATGGCACGCAGGCGATTGCAAACGCGATTGCTGAATCAAACGCGTTTTCTATTGCGGGTGGTGGTGACACACTTGCTGCTATCGATAAATATGGTGTTGCTGATAAAATTTCTTATATTTCAACAGGTGGCGGTGCTTTCTTAGAGTTTTTAGAAGGGAAACAACTTCCGGCTGTTGCGATGTTAGAATCACGCGCAAAATAA